A portion of the Osmerus mordax isolate fOsmMor3 chromosome 22, fOsmMor3.pri, whole genome shotgun sequence genome contains these proteins:
- the rcbtb1 gene encoding RCC1 and BTB domain-containing protein 1 isoform X5, whose translation MPMNWMLNVSLLSRPLSFLGDKMMERCFSVSGDSFTGPASSSPSPPATGPAPATTPCPTPPPRRARVRYQAMVDVSKWPLFTLLGPQDISSIRQACVFGTSANEAIYITHDDEVYVFGMNCSNCLGTGDSLSTIVPKKLDFLRGKKVVSLSYGSGPHVLLATEDGDLFAWGHNGYSQLGNGTTNQGVSPILVSANLPNKRVKEVVCGSHHSMALMHDGEVFAWGYNNCGQVGSGSTANQPTPRKVSGCLQGKVVTGISCGQTSSMAVVDNGEVYGWGYNGNGQLGVGNNGNQLTPCRLAGLQSLCVLQIASGYAHSLALTDEGLLYAWGANTYGQLGTGNKSNQLNPVQIMAEKESRIIEIAACHSTHTSAAKTQSGQVFMWGQCRGQSIVLPHLTHFGTTDDVFACFATPSVMWRLLSMA comes from the exons ATGCCAATGAACTGGATGTTAAATGTTTCTCTTTTGTCTCGCCCCCTCAGTTTTCTTGGTGATAAGATGATGGAGCGATGCTTTAG TGTAAGTGGGGATAGTTTCACTGGCCCTGCCAGTTCcagtccctcccctcctgccactGGCCCAGCTCCAGCCACGACTCCCTGTCCCACCCCTCCGCCCAGGCGGGCTAGGGTAAGGTACCAAGCCATGGTGGATGTCAGCAAGTGGCCTCTGTTCACCCTCCTCGGGCCCCAGGACATCTCCTCCATCCGACAGGCCTGTGTGTTCGGGACCTCAGCCAACGAGGCCATCTACATCACCCATGACGATGAG gtgtatgtgtttgggaTGAACTGCAGTAACTGCTTGGGCACAGGGGACAGCCTCAGCACCATTGTACCAAAGAAGTTGGATTTCCTGCGAGGGAAGAAGGTGGTCAGCTTGAGCTATGGCAGTGGACCCCATGTCTTACTTGCAACCGAAG ACGGAGACTTATTTGCCTGGGGGCACAACGGATACAGTCAGCTGGGTAACGGCACCACAAACCAAGGGGTGTCCCCCATCCTGGTGTCTGCCAACCTGCCGAACAagagggtgaaggaggtggTGTGTGGCTCGCACCACTCCATGGCACTTATGCACGATGGTGAG gTGTTTGCTTGGGGCTACAATAACTGTGGCCAGGTGGGCTCTGGGTCCACGGCAAACCAGCCCACCCCACGCAAGGTGTCCGGCTGCCTGCAGGGCAAGGTGGTGACGGGCATCTCTTGCGGTCAGACCTCCTCCATGGCTGTGGTAGACAATGGAGAG GTGTATGGCTGGGGTTATAACGGCAACGGACAGCTGGGGGTCGGTAACAATGGTAACCAGCTGACCCCCTGTCGCCTAGCAGGGCTGCAGAGCCTCTGTGTGCTCCag ATAGCGTCTGGCTACGCTCACTCTCTGGCACTAACAGACGAGGGCTTGCTGTATGCCTGGGGGGCTAACACCTATGGCCAGCTGGGCACAGGGAACAAGAGTAACCAACTGAACCCTGTCCAGATaatggcagagaaggagag CAGGATCATCGAGATCGCAGCgtgccactccacacacacgtcGGCCGCCAAGACGCAGAGCGGCCAGGTGTTCATGTGGGGCCAGTGCCGCGGCCAGTCCATCGTCCtgccccacctcacacacttcGGCACCACGGATGACGTGTTTGCCTGCTTCGCCACCCCCTCTGTTATGTGGAGGCTGCTGTCCATGG CATGA
- the rcbtb1 gene encoding RCC1 and BTB domain-containing protein 1 isoform X2 has translation MPVSVSGDSFTGPASSSPSPPATGPAPATTPCPTPPPRRARVRYQAMVDVSKWPLFTLLGPQDISSIRQACVFGTSANEAIYITHDDEVYVFGMNCSNCLGTGDSLSTIVPKKLDFLRGKKVVSLSYGSGPHVLLATEDGDLFAWGHNGYSQLGNGTTNQGVSPILVSANLPNKRVKEVVCGSHHSMALMHDGEVFAWGYNNCGQVGSGSTANQPTPRKVSGCLQGKVVTGISCGQTSSMAVVDNGEVYGWGYNGNGQLGVGNNGNQLTPCRLAGLQSLCVLQIASGYAHSLALTDEGLLYAWGANTYGQLGTGNKSNQLNPVQIMAEKESRIIEIAACHSTHTSAAKTQSGQVFMWGQCRGQSIVLPHLTHFGTTDDVFACFATPSVMWRLLSMEHDDFLTVAQSLRKEFDSPETADLKFSIDGKFVHVHKAVLKIRCEHFRSMFQSHWTEDMQEVIEIDQFSYPVYRSFLEYLYTDQVDLPPEDAIGLLDLATSYCENRLKRLCQHIIKRGITVANAFSLLSAAVRYDAEDLEEFCFKFCVNHLTEVTQTAAFWQIDGNMLKEFICRASRCGAFKN, from the exons ATGCCAGTGAG TGTAAGTGGGGATAGTTTCACTGGCCCTGCCAGTTCcagtccctcccctcctgccactGGCCCAGCTCCAGCCACGACTCCCTGTCCCACCCCTCCGCCCAGGCGGGCTAGGGTAAGGTACCAAGCCATGGTGGATGTCAGCAAGTGGCCTCTGTTCACCCTCCTCGGGCCCCAGGACATCTCCTCCATCCGACAGGCCTGTGTGTTCGGGACCTCAGCCAACGAGGCCATCTACATCACCCATGACGATGAG gtgtatgtgtttgggaTGAACTGCAGTAACTGCTTGGGCACAGGGGACAGCCTCAGCACCATTGTACCAAAGAAGTTGGATTTCCTGCGAGGGAAGAAGGTGGTCAGCTTGAGCTATGGCAGTGGACCCCATGTCTTACTTGCAACCGAAG ACGGAGACTTATTTGCCTGGGGGCACAACGGATACAGTCAGCTGGGTAACGGCACCACAAACCAAGGGGTGTCCCCCATCCTGGTGTCTGCCAACCTGCCGAACAagagggtgaaggaggtggTGTGTGGCTCGCACCACTCCATGGCACTTATGCACGATGGTGAG gTGTTTGCTTGGGGCTACAATAACTGTGGCCAGGTGGGCTCTGGGTCCACGGCAAACCAGCCCACCCCACGCAAGGTGTCCGGCTGCCTGCAGGGCAAGGTGGTGACGGGCATCTCTTGCGGTCAGACCTCCTCCATGGCTGTGGTAGACAATGGAGAG GTGTATGGCTGGGGTTATAACGGCAACGGACAGCTGGGGGTCGGTAACAATGGTAACCAGCTGACCCCCTGTCGCCTAGCAGGGCTGCAGAGCCTCTGTGTGCTCCag ATAGCGTCTGGCTACGCTCACTCTCTGGCACTAACAGACGAGGGCTTGCTGTATGCCTGGGGGGCTAACACCTATGGCCAGCTGGGCACAGGGAACAAGAGTAACCAACTGAACCCTGTCCAGATaatggcagagaaggagag CAGGATCATCGAGATCGCAGCgtgccactccacacacacgtcGGCCGCCAAGACGCAGAGCGGCCAGGTGTTCATGTGGGGCCAGTGCCGCGGCCAGTCCATCGTCCtgccccacctcacacacttcGGCACCACGGATGACGTGTTTGCCTGCTTCGCCACCCCCTCTGTTATGTGGAGGCTGCTGTCCATGG AGCATGATGACTTCCTGACCGTGGCCCAGTCCCTGAGGAAAGAGTTCGACAGCCCCGAAACAGCCGACCTCAAGTTCAGCATTGACGGCAAATTCGTCCACGTCCACAAAGCTGTGCTCAAGATCAG GTGTGAACACTTCCGGTCCATGTTCCAGTCCCACTGGACGGAGGACATGCAGGAGGTGATCGAGATCGACCAGTTCTCCTACCCCGTCTATCGCTCCTTCCTCGAGTACCTCTACACCGACCAAGTGGACCTGCCCCCAGAGGACGCCATAG GCCTGTTGGATCTGGCCACGTCCTACTGTGAGAATCGTCTCAAGAGGCTGTGCCAGCACATCATCAAGAGGGGCATCACCGTGGCCAACGCCTTCTCCTTGCTGTCAGCTGCCGTCCGCTACGATgctgag GACCTGGAAGAGTTCTGCTTCAAGTTCTGTGTGAACCACCTGACGGAAGTGACCCAGACGGCTGCCTTCTGGCAGATCGACGGCAACATGCTCAAGGAGTTCATCTGCCGCGCCAGCCGCTGTGGCGCCTTCAAGAACTGA
- the rcbtb1 gene encoding RCC1 and BTB domain-containing protein 1 isoform X1, whose product MVDVSKWPLFTLLGPQDISSIRQACVFGTSANEAIYITHDDEVYVFGMNCSNCLGTGDSLSTIVPKKLDFLRGKKVVSLSYGSGPHVLLATEDGDLFAWGHNGYSQLGNGTTNQGVSPILVSANLPNKRVKEVVCGSHHSMALMHDGEVFAWGYNNCGQVGSGSTANQPTPRKVSGCLQGKVVTGISCGQTSSMAVVDNGEVYGWGYNGNGQLGVGNNGNQLTPCRLAGLQSLCVLQIASGYAHSLALTDEGLLYAWGANTYGQLGTGNKSNQLNPVQIMAEKESRIIEIAACHSTHTSAAKTQSGQVFMWGQCRGQSIVLPHLTHFGTTDDVFACFATPSVMWRLLSMEHDDFLTVAQSLRKEFDSPETADLKFSIDGKFVHVHKAVLKIRCEHFRSMFQSHWTEDMQEVIEIDQFSYPVYRSFLEYLYTDQVDLPPEDAIGLLDLATSYCENRLKRLCQHIIKRGITVANAFSLLSAAVRYDAEDLEEFCFKFCVNHLTEVTQTAAFWQIDGNMLKEFICRASRCGAFKN is encoded by the exons ATGGTGGATGTCAGCAAGTGGCCTCTGTTCACCCTCCTCGGGCCCCAGGACATCTCCTCCATCCGACAGGCCTGTGTGTTCGGGACCTCAGCCAACGAGGCCATCTACATCACCCATGACGATGAG gtgtatgtgtttgggaTGAACTGCAGTAACTGCTTGGGCACAGGGGACAGCCTCAGCACCATTGTACCAAAGAAGTTGGATTTCCTGCGAGGGAAGAAGGTGGTCAGCTTGAGCTATGGCAGTGGACCCCATGTCTTACTTGCAACCGAAG ACGGAGACTTATTTGCCTGGGGGCACAACGGATACAGTCAGCTGGGTAACGGCACCACAAACCAAGGGGTGTCCCCCATCCTGGTGTCTGCCAACCTGCCGAACAagagggtgaaggaggtggTGTGTGGCTCGCACCACTCCATGGCACTTATGCACGATGGTGAG gTGTTTGCTTGGGGCTACAATAACTGTGGCCAGGTGGGCTCTGGGTCCACGGCAAACCAGCCCACCCCACGCAAGGTGTCCGGCTGCCTGCAGGGCAAGGTGGTGACGGGCATCTCTTGCGGTCAGACCTCCTCCATGGCTGTGGTAGACAATGGAGAG GTGTATGGCTGGGGTTATAACGGCAACGGACAGCTGGGGGTCGGTAACAATGGTAACCAGCTGACCCCCTGTCGCCTAGCAGGGCTGCAGAGCCTCTGTGTGCTCCag ATAGCGTCTGGCTACGCTCACTCTCTGGCACTAACAGACGAGGGCTTGCTGTATGCCTGGGGGGCTAACACCTATGGCCAGCTGGGCACAGGGAACAAGAGTAACCAACTGAACCCTGTCCAGATaatggcagagaaggagag CAGGATCATCGAGATCGCAGCgtgccactccacacacacgtcGGCCGCCAAGACGCAGAGCGGCCAGGTGTTCATGTGGGGCCAGTGCCGCGGCCAGTCCATCGTCCtgccccacctcacacacttcGGCACCACGGATGACGTGTTTGCCTGCTTCGCCACCCCCTCTGTTATGTGGAGGCTGCTGTCCATGG AGCATGATGACTTCCTGACCGTGGCCCAGTCCCTGAGGAAAGAGTTCGACAGCCCCGAAACAGCCGACCTCAAGTTCAGCATTGACGGCAAATTCGTCCACGTCCACAAAGCTGTGCTCAAGATCAG GTGTGAACACTTCCGGTCCATGTTCCAGTCCCACTGGACGGAGGACATGCAGGAGGTGATCGAGATCGACCAGTTCTCCTACCCCGTCTATCGCTCCTTCCTCGAGTACCTCTACACCGACCAAGTGGACCTGCCCCCAGAGGACGCCATAG GCCTGTTGGATCTGGCCACGTCCTACTGTGAGAATCGTCTCAAGAGGCTGTGCCAGCACATCATCAAGAGGGGCATCACCGTGGCCAACGCCTTCTCCTTGCTGTCAGCTGCCGTCCGCTACGATgctgag GACCTGGAAGAGTTCTGCTTCAAGTTCTGTGTGAACCACCTGACGGAAGTGACCCAGACGGCTGCCTTCTGGCAGATCGACGGCAACATGCTCAAGGAGTTCATCTGCCGCGCCAGCCGCTGTGGCGCCTTCAAGAACTGA
- the rcbtb1 gene encoding RCC1 and BTB domain-containing protein 1 isoform X4: MPMNWMLNVSLLSRPLSFLGDKMMERCFSVSGDSFTGPASSSPSPPATGPAPATTPCPTPPPRRARVRYQAMVDVSKWPLFTLLGPQDISSIRQACVFGTSANEAIYITHDDEVYVFGMNCSNCLGTGDSLSTIVPKKLDFLRGKKVVSLSYGSGPHVLLATEDGDLFAWGHNGYSQLGNGTTNQGVSPILVSANLPNKRVKEVVCGSHHSMALMHDGEVFAWGYNNCGQVGSGSTANQPTPRKVSGCLQGKVVTGISCGQTSSMAVVDNGEVYGWGYNGNGQLGVGNNGNQLTPCRLAGLQSLCVLQIASGYAHSLALTDEGLLYAWGANTYGQLGTGNKSNQLNPVQIMAEKESRIIEIAACHSTHTSAAKTQSGQVFMWGQCRGQSIVLPHLTHFGTTDDVFACFATPSVMWRLLSMEHDDFLTVAQSLRKEFDSPETADLKFSIDGKFVHVHKAVLKIRCEHFRSMFQSHWTEDMQEVIEIDQFSYPVYRSFLEYLYTDQVDLPPEDAIACMCVSQACWIWPRPTVRIVSRGCASTSSRGASPWPTPSPCCQLPSATMLRTWKSSASSSV; this comes from the exons ATGCCAATGAACTGGATGTTAAATGTTTCTCTTTTGTCTCGCCCCCTCAGTTTTCTTGGTGATAAGATGATGGAGCGATGCTTTAG TGTAAGTGGGGATAGTTTCACTGGCCCTGCCAGTTCcagtccctcccctcctgccactGGCCCAGCTCCAGCCACGACTCCCTGTCCCACCCCTCCGCCCAGGCGGGCTAGGGTAAGGTACCAAGCCATGGTGGATGTCAGCAAGTGGCCTCTGTTCACCCTCCTCGGGCCCCAGGACATCTCCTCCATCCGACAGGCCTGTGTGTTCGGGACCTCAGCCAACGAGGCCATCTACATCACCCATGACGATGAG gtgtatgtgtttgggaTGAACTGCAGTAACTGCTTGGGCACAGGGGACAGCCTCAGCACCATTGTACCAAAGAAGTTGGATTTCCTGCGAGGGAAGAAGGTGGTCAGCTTGAGCTATGGCAGTGGACCCCATGTCTTACTTGCAACCGAAG ACGGAGACTTATTTGCCTGGGGGCACAACGGATACAGTCAGCTGGGTAACGGCACCACAAACCAAGGGGTGTCCCCCATCCTGGTGTCTGCCAACCTGCCGAACAagagggtgaaggaggtggTGTGTGGCTCGCACCACTCCATGGCACTTATGCACGATGGTGAG gTGTTTGCTTGGGGCTACAATAACTGTGGCCAGGTGGGCTCTGGGTCCACGGCAAACCAGCCCACCCCACGCAAGGTGTCCGGCTGCCTGCAGGGCAAGGTGGTGACGGGCATCTCTTGCGGTCAGACCTCCTCCATGGCTGTGGTAGACAATGGAGAG GTGTATGGCTGGGGTTATAACGGCAACGGACAGCTGGGGGTCGGTAACAATGGTAACCAGCTGACCCCCTGTCGCCTAGCAGGGCTGCAGAGCCTCTGTGTGCTCCag ATAGCGTCTGGCTACGCTCACTCTCTGGCACTAACAGACGAGGGCTTGCTGTATGCCTGGGGGGCTAACACCTATGGCCAGCTGGGCACAGGGAACAAGAGTAACCAACTGAACCCTGTCCAGATaatggcagagaaggagag CAGGATCATCGAGATCGCAGCgtgccactccacacacacgtcGGCCGCCAAGACGCAGAGCGGCCAGGTGTTCATGTGGGGCCAGTGCCGCGGCCAGTCCATCGTCCtgccccacctcacacacttcGGCACCACGGATGACGTGTTTGCCTGCTTCGCCACCCCCTCTGTTATGTGGAGGCTGCTGTCCATGG AGCATGATGACTTCCTGACCGTGGCCCAGTCCCTGAGGAAAGAGTTCGACAGCCCCGAAACAGCCGACCTCAAGTTCAGCATTGACGGCAAATTCGTCCACGTCCACAAAGCTGTGCTCAAGATCAG GTGTGAACACTTCCGGTCCATGTTCCAGTCCCACTGGACGGAGGACATGCAGGAGGTGATCGAGATCGACCAGTTCTCCTACCCCGTCTATCGCTCCTTCCTCGAGTACCTCTACACCGACCAAGTGGACCTGCCCCCAGAGGACGCCATAG CATGCATGTGCGTCTCACAGGCCTGTTGGATCTGGCCACGTCCTACTGTGAGAATCGTCTCAAGAGGCTGTGCCAGCACATCATCAAGAGGGGCATCACCGTGGCCAACGCCTTCTCCTTGCTGTCAGCTGCCGTCCGCTACGATgctgag GACCTGGAAGAGTTCTGCTTCAAGTTCTGTGTGA
- the rcbtb1 gene encoding RCC1 and BTB domain-containing protein 1 isoform X3 has protein sequence MSSVSGDSFTGPASSSPSPPATGPAPATTPCPTPPPRRARVRYQAMVDVSKWPLFTLLGPQDISSIRQACVFGTSANEAIYITHDDEVYVFGMNCSNCLGTGDSLSTIVPKKLDFLRGKKVVSLSYGSGPHVLLATEDGDLFAWGHNGYSQLGNGTTNQGVSPILVSANLPNKRVKEVVCGSHHSMALMHDGEVFAWGYNNCGQVGSGSTANQPTPRKVSGCLQGKVVTGISCGQTSSMAVVDNGEVYGWGYNGNGQLGVGNNGNQLTPCRLAGLQSLCVLQIASGYAHSLALTDEGLLYAWGANTYGQLGTGNKSNQLNPVQIMAEKESRIIEIAACHSTHTSAAKTQSGQVFMWGQCRGQSIVLPHLTHFGTTDDVFACFATPSVMWRLLSMEHDDFLTVAQSLRKEFDSPETADLKFSIDGKFVHVHKAVLKIRCEHFRSMFQSHWTEDMQEVIEIDQFSYPVYRSFLEYLYTDQVDLPPEDAIGLLDLATSYCENRLKRLCQHIIKRGITVANAFSLLSAAVRYDAEDLEEFCFKFCVNHLTEVTQTAAFWQIDGNMLKEFICRASRCGAFKN, from the exons ATGTCAAGTGTAAGTGGGGATAGTTTCACTGGCCCTGCCAGTTCcagtccctcccctcctgccactGGCCCAGCTCCAGCCACGACTCCCTGTCCCACCCCTCCGCCCAGGCGGGCTAGGGTAAGGTACCAAGCCATGGTGGATGTCAGCAAGTGGCCTCTGTTCACCCTCCTCGGGCCCCAGGACATCTCCTCCATCCGACAGGCCTGTGTGTTCGGGACCTCAGCCAACGAGGCCATCTACATCACCCATGACGATGAG gtgtatgtgtttgggaTGAACTGCAGTAACTGCTTGGGCACAGGGGACAGCCTCAGCACCATTGTACCAAAGAAGTTGGATTTCCTGCGAGGGAAGAAGGTGGTCAGCTTGAGCTATGGCAGTGGACCCCATGTCTTACTTGCAACCGAAG ACGGAGACTTATTTGCCTGGGGGCACAACGGATACAGTCAGCTGGGTAACGGCACCACAAACCAAGGGGTGTCCCCCATCCTGGTGTCTGCCAACCTGCCGAACAagagggtgaaggaggtggTGTGTGGCTCGCACCACTCCATGGCACTTATGCACGATGGTGAG gTGTTTGCTTGGGGCTACAATAACTGTGGCCAGGTGGGCTCTGGGTCCACGGCAAACCAGCCCACCCCACGCAAGGTGTCCGGCTGCCTGCAGGGCAAGGTGGTGACGGGCATCTCTTGCGGTCAGACCTCCTCCATGGCTGTGGTAGACAATGGAGAG GTGTATGGCTGGGGTTATAACGGCAACGGACAGCTGGGGGTCGGTAACAATGGTAACCAGCTGACCCCCTGTCGCCTAGCAGGGCTGCAGAGCCTCTGTGTGCTCCag ATAGCGTCTGGCTACGCTCACTCTCTGGCACTAACAGACGAGGGCTTGCTGTATGCCTGGGGGGCTAACACCTATGGCCAGCTGGGCACAGGGAACAAGAGTAACCAACTGAACCCTGTCCAGATaatggcagagaaggagag CAGGATCATCGAGATCGCAGCgtgccactccacacacacgtcGGCCGCCAAGACGCAGAGCGGCCAGGTGTTCATGTGGGGCCAGTGCCGCGGCCAGTCCATCGTCCtgccccacctcacacacttcGGCACCACGGATGACGTGTTTGCCTGCTTCGCCACCCCCTCTGTTATGTGGAGGCTGCTGTCCATGG AGCATGATGACTTCCTGACCGTGGCCCAGTCCCTGAGGAAAGAGTTCGACAGCCCCGAAACAGCCGACCTCAAGTTCAGCATTGACGGCAAATTCGTCCACGTCCACAAAGCTGTGCTCAAGATCAG GTGTGAACACTTCCGGTCCATGTTCCAGTCCCACTGGACGGAGGACATGCAGGAGGTGATCGAGATCGACCAGTTCTCCTACCCCGTCTATCGCTCCTTCCTCGAGTACCTCTACACCGACCAAGTGGACCTGCCCCCAGAGGACGCCATAG GCCTGTTGGATCTGGCCACGTCCTACTGTGAGAATCGTCTCAAGAGGCTGTGCCAGCACATCATCAAGAGGGGCATCACCGTGGCCAACGCCTTCTCCTTGCTGTCAGCTGCCGTCCGCTACGATgctgag GACCTGGAAGAGTTCTGCTTCAAGTTCTGTGTGAACCACCTGACGGAAGTGACCCAGACGGCTGCCTTCTGGCAGATCGACGGCAACATGCTCAAGGAGTTCATCTGCCGCGCCAGCCGCTGTGGCGCCTTCAAGAACTGA
- the rcbtb1 gene encoding RCC1 and BTB domain-containing protein 1 isoform X6, with translation MAVVDNGEVYGWGYNGNGQLGVGNNGNQLTPCRLAGLQSLCVLQIASGYAHSLALTDEGLLYAWGANTYGQLGTGNKSNQLNPVQIMAEKESRIIEIAACHSTHTSAAKTQSGQVFMWGQCRGQSIVLPHLTHFGTTDDVFACFATPSVMWRLLSMEHDDFLTVAQSLRKEFDSPETADLKFSIDGKFVHVHKAVLKIRCEHFRSMFQSHWTEDMQEVIEIDQFSYPVYRSFLEYLYTDQVDLPPEDAIGLLDLATSYCENRLKRLCQHIIKRGITVANAFSLLSAAVRYDAEDLEEFCFKFCVNHLTEVTQTAAFWQIDGNMLKEFICRASRCGAFKN, from the exons ATGGCTGTGGTAGACAATGGAGAG GTGTATGGCTGGGGTTATAACGGCAACGGACAGCTGGGGGTCGGTAACAATGGTAACCAGCTGACCCCCTGTCGCCTAGCAGGGCTGCAGAGCCTCTGTGTGCTCCag ATAGCGTCTGGCTACGCTCACTCTCTGGCACTAACAGACGAGGGCTTGCTGTATGCCTGGGGGGCTAACACCTATGGCCAGCTGGGCACAGGGAACAAGAGTAACCAACTGAACCCTGTCCAGATaatggcagagaaggagag CAGGATCATCGAGATCGCAGCgtgccactccacacacacgtcGGCCGCCAAGACGCAGAGCGGCCAGGTGTTCATGTGGGGCCAGTGCCGCGGCCAGTCCATCGTCCtgccccacctcacacacttcGGCACCACGGATGACGTGTTTGCCTGCTTCGCCACCCCCTCTGTTATGTGGAGGCTGCTGTCCATGG AGCATGATGACTTCCTGACCGTGGCCCAGTCCCTGAGGAAAGAGTTCGACAGCCCCGAAACAGCCGACCTCAAGTTCAGCATTGACGGCAAATTCGTCCACGTCCACAAAGCTGTGCTCAAGATCAG GTGTGAACACTTCCGGTCCATGTTCCAGTCCCACTGGACGGAGGACATGCAGGAGGTGATCGAGATCGACCAGTTCTCCTACCCCGTCTATCGCTCCTTCCTCGAGTACCTCTACACCGACCAAGTGGACCTGCCCCCAGAGGACGCCATAG GCCTGTTGGATCTGGCCACGTCCTACTGTGAGAATCGTCTCAAGAGGCTGTGCCAGCACATCATCAAGAGGGGCATCACCGTGGCCAACGCCTTCTCCTTGCTGTCAGCTGCCGTCCGCTACGATgctgag GACCTGGAAGAGTTCTGCTTCAAGTTCTGTGTGAACCACCTGACGGAAGTGACCCAGACGGCTGCCTTCTGGCAGATCGACGGCAACATGCTCAAGGAGTTCATCTGCCGCGCCAGCCGCTGTGGCGCCTTCAAGAACTGA